The following are encoded in a window of Candidatus Zixiibacteriota bacterium genomic DNA:
- the msrB gene encoding peptide-methionine (R)-S-oxide reductase MsrB, with protein MKFEVNKSDDQWRGELTPEQYLITRQKGTEPAFTGQYYHFKGDGVYKCVCCGNELFASDTKYESGSGWPSFWKPLSDNNIRELKDDRMGMVRTEVICSKCGAHLGHVFDDGPKPTGQRYCINSAALDFVADSKEK; from the coding sequence GAAGTTAATAAAAGCGATGACCAATGGCGCGGGGAATTAACCCCGGAGCAGTATCTAATAACGCGTCAAAAGGGAACCGAACCGGCTTTCACAGGTCAATATTACCATTTCAAAGGTGATGGGGTCTATAAATGTGTCTGTTGCGGCAATGAGTTGTTCGCTTCGGATACCAAATACGAATCCGGTTCGGGCTGGCCGAGCTTTTGGAAGCCACTCTCCGACAATAATATCCGCGAGTTAAAAGATGACCGGATGGGGATGGTGCGGACCGAGGTGATCTGCAGTAAATGTGGGGCGCATCTGGGACATGTTTTCGATGATGGCCCGAAGCCAACCGGACAACGCTATTGTATTAACTCGGCCGCACTCGATTTCGTTGCGGACTCAAAAGAAAAATAG
- a CDS encoding GYD domain-containing protein, whose product MRTFVLMVKLASANAQLVEIGAKHKERFQMGHKWIKEIEERCPKLRFKDHYALMGYWDSMHIYEAPDEETAAVVSMMTRSHGAAQVESWVALPYERILKLTDDLQCPDGKKRK is encoded by the coding sequence ATGCGGACCTTTGTCCTGATGGTCAAACTGGCCTCGGCCAATGCCCAGCTGGTCGAGATCGGCGCCAAGCATAAAGAAAGATTTCAGATGGGGCATAAATGGATCAAGGAAATCGAGGAACGATGCCCCAAACTTCGCTTCAAGGATCATTATGCTCTAATGGGCTACTGGGACTCGATGCATATCTATGAAGCGCCTGATGAGGAAACTGCGGCTGTGGTCTCCATGATGACTCGTTCCCATGGCGCCGCTCAGGTCGAAAGCTGGGTAGCCTTACCCTACGAAAGGATCCTGAAATTGACCGATGATTTGCAGTGCCCCGATGGCAAGAAACGGAAATGA